One Planctomycetota bacterium genomic region harbors:
- a CDS encoding helix-turn-helix transcriptional regulator, protein MSPMQHGHDFAEIFWVVRSEGAERRLDAERLLSVGDVGIADRDVIHGFDGREDFTLCNVAFPTRLLTTLRRRYSDWPEVNGDTRTTLDVDALEQLWRVAEPMRAGRRDLLTFDRFMLTLVGLLAPMPTASPLPGWLRSALSGDLLRRGVPDFVDACGYSHEHVARTCKALLGKSPTDLVTDARLDHAARLLADPDVRVTDACLQSGFANLGHFHARFKRRFGTTPRRYKAKQLGVNPVHR, encoded by the coding sequence ATGTCACCGATGCAGCACGGGCATGATTTTGCCGAAATATTTTGGGTTGTCCGCAGCGAAGGGGCCGAGCGTCGGCTCGACGCCGAACGCTTGTTGAGCGTGGGTGATGTGGGGATCGCCGACCGTGACGTCATCCACGGATTTGATGGCCGGGAGGATTTCACACTTTGCAACGTCGCGTTCCCGACGCGATTGCTCACGACGCTGCGCCGGCGGTACAGCGATTGGCCAGAGGTGAACGGCGATACGAGGACAACGCTCGACGTTGATGCGCTCGAGCAGCTTTGGCGGGTGGCCGAGCCGATGCGGGCTGGTCGGCGTGATCTGCTGACTTTCGACCGATTCATGCTGACGCTCGTCGGCCTGCTCGCGCCGATGCCAACGGCATCGCCGTTACCCGGTTGGCTTCGGTCGGCGTTGTCGGGCGACCTCCTGCGGCGTGGTGTGCCGGACTTCGTTGACGCCTGCGGGTACAGCCATGAGCACGTTGCACGCACATGCAAGGCGCTACTCGGCAAGTCGCCGACCGACCTTGTCACCGACGCTCGCCTCGATCATGCCGCTCGGTTGCTCGCCGACCCGGACGTGCGTGTCACCGACGCGTGCCTGCAAAGCGGCTTTGCCAACCTCGGCCATTTTCACGCACGCTTCAAGCGGCGCTTCGGCACGACGCCACGTCGGTACAAGGCGAAGCAGCTCGGCGTGAACCCCGTTCACCGTTGA
- a CDS encoding fucose isomerase — MAKTVYLIANGDLRPSANKKCEPAQQAMEKSLIAVCKELGANVKRAHGFRKDVGHSFIDSQKHGREVFADIPKDAPLIVAEAVWQYSHHVLSGLIQHEGPIVTVANWSGTWPGLVGMLNLNGSLTKAGVKYDSLWSEDFATDDQFKAKLSDWLAGKPVRWNTSHSGTMASKLKKAKLAKSLVSETEKIGSKFAEAFRASKPIMGVFDEGCMGMFNAIVPDHLLNPTGVFKERLSQSALYYAMTQVSNKDAKEVFDWYVKKGVNFHFGKKEKTELTKAQVLEQCKMYIASMRIADEFGCDTIGIQYQQGLKDLAPASDLVEGTLNNKVRPPVKSADGKRVLYKGEALPHFNEVDECAGLDGLVTYRLWKELGYAPENTLHDLRWGRHYTGPGKDVHGKKAELDDYVWVLEISGAAPPAHFIGGWKGTHSHRQPPMYFRLGGGTCSGVSKPGHVVWSRVFVEGGKLKMDIGLADVVGLPRDETQDRLDQTTPQWPIMHAVLRGTTRDQMMAKHKSNHIQVVYAPDEKAATRGLLAKAHAMAALGLDVNLCGDIEPRG, encoded by the coding sequence ATGGCCAAAACCGTCTACCTCATTGCCAACGGCGACCTGCGTCCATCCGCGAACAAGAAGTGCGAACCCGCCCAGCAGGCGATGGAGAAATCCCTCATCGCCGTGTGCAAGGAACTGGGCGCGAACGTCAAGCGGGCGCACGGCTTCCGAAAAGACGTCGGCCACAGTTTCATCGACTCGCAGAAGCACGGTCGGGAGGTCTTCGCGGATATCCCCAAGGATGCGCCGCTCATCGTTGCCGAAGCCGTTTGGCAGTACAGCCATCATGTGCTTAGCGGCCTGATCCAGCATGAAGGGCCGATCGTCACCGTCGCGAACTGGTCGGGCACCTGGCCGGGACTGGTCGGGATGCTCAACCTCAACGGCTCGCTGACCAAGGCCGGCGTGAAGTACGACTCGCTTTGGAGCGAGGACTTCGCGACCGATGATCAGTTCAAAGCCAAGCTCTCGGACTGGCTCGCCGGCAAGCCCGTGCGCTGGAACACATCGCACAGCGGCACGATGGCGAGCAAGCTCAAGAAGGCGAAGCTTGCCAAGAGCCTCGTCAGCGAGACCGAGAAGATCGGCAGCAAGTTCGCCGAGGCGTTCCGTGCGAGCAAGCCGATCATGGGCGTGTTCGACGAGGGCTGCATGGGCATGTTCAACGCGATCGTGCCTGACCACCTGCTCAACCCGACCGGCGTCTTCAAGGAGCGCCTCAGTCAGTCGGCGCTCTACTACGCCATGACGCAGGTCAGCAACAAGGACGCCAAGGAAGTCTTCGACTGGTACGTCAAGAAGGGCGTGAACTTCCACTTCGGCAAGAAGGAAAAGACCGAGCTGACCAAGGCCCAAGTCCTCGAACAGTGCAAGATGTACATCGCTTCGATGCGGATCGCCGACGAGTTCGGCTGCGACACCATCGGCATCCAGTACCAGCAGGGGCTCAAGGACCTGGCCCCCGCGTCGGACCTTGTCGAGGGCACGCTCAACAACAAGGTCCGTCCGCCGGTGAAGTCGGCCGACGGCAAGCGCGTGCTGTACAAGGGCGAAGCGCTGCCGCACTTCAACGAGGTCGACGAGTGTGCTGGGCTCGACGGGCTGGTGACCTACCGATTGTGGAAGGAACTCGGCTACGCGCCGGAGAACACGCTGCACGACCTGCGCTGGGGCCGGCATTACACCGGGCCGGGCAAGGACGTCCACGGCAAGAAGGCCGAGCTCGACGACTACGTTTGGGTGTTGGAGATCAGCGGCGCGGCACCACCGGCGCATTTCATCGGCGGATGGAAGGGCACGCACAGCCACCGCCAGCCGCCGATGTACTTCCGCCTCGGCGGCGGGACGTGTTCCGGCGTGTCCAAGCCCGGCCACGTCGTCTGGTCCCGCGTGTTCGTCGAAGGTGGCAAACTCAAGATGGACATCGGCCTCGCCGACGTCGTCGGCCTGCCCAGGGACGAAACCCAAGACCGCCTCGACCAGACCACGCCGCAGTGGCCGATCATGCACGCGGTCCTACGCGGCACGACGCGTGACCAGATGATGGCCAAGCACAAGTCCAACCACATCCAAGTCGTCTACGCCCCCGACGAGAAAGCCGCCACCCGCGGCCTGCTCGCAAAGGCCCACGCCATGGCCGCCCTCGGCCTCGACGTCAACCTCTGCGGCGACATCGAGCCACGCGGGTAA
- a CDS encoding TIM barrel protein, which translates to MKSGLVSITFRQLDCAGLVDVAARAGLQGIEWGGDVHVPHGDTSAAHLAARMTTDAGLAVAAYGSYFSCQPGEAFGPVLETAKALGTPVIRIWPGDRMHSNPEDPAAIADACRSAAEQAAALDIVIAAEWHGNTLTETLAGGLDLHRRVDHPNFKLYWQPSQRRTFEQRMAELEAVLPWLAHVHTFNWINGTERQPLAESADDWQRYLTKAATAPPFDRYAMIEFVPDDDPAMLNQEAAVLNGWLGKLDAAS; encoded by the coding sequence ATGAAAAGCGGACTTGTGTCCATCACGTTTCGACAGTTGGACTGTGCCGGTCTCGTCGACGTTGCGGCACGCGCCGGACTGCAAGGCATCGAATGGGGCGGTGACGTCCACGTCCCCCACGGCGATACCTCAGCGGCCCATCTCGCAGCCCGCATGACCACCGACGCGGGACTCGCTGTCGCGGCGTACGGGTCGTACTTCTCGTGCCAACCCGGCGAAGCGTTCGGCCCCGTGCTCGAAACGGCCAAGGCTTTGGGCACGCCGGTGATTCGCATCTGGCCCGGCGATCGCATGCACAGCAACCCCGAAGATCCCGCCGCGATCGCCGATGCCTGCCGAAGTGCCGCCGAGCAAGCGGCGGCGCTTGATATCGTCATTGCCGCCGAGTGGCACGGCAACACGCTGACCGAAACCCTCGCCGGCGGGCTCGACCTGCACCGGCGCGTGGATCATCCGAACTTCAAGCTCTACTGGCAGCCGAGCCAACGCCGCACGTTCGAGCAGCGCATGGCCGAACTCGAAGCGGTGCTGCCGTGGCTGGCGCATGTGCACACCTTTAACTGGATCAACGGCACCGAGCGACAACCGCTCGCCGAGTCCGCCGACGATTGGCAACGCTACCTGACAAAGGCCGCGACCGCACCGCCGTTCGATCGGTATGCGATGATCGAGTTCGTGCCCGACGATGATCCGGCGATGTTGAACCAGGAAGCGGCGGTACTGAACGGGTGGTTGGGCAAGCTCGACGCAGCCTCTTGA